A single window of Dermacentor albipictus isolate Rhodes 1998 colony chromosome 1, USDA_Dalb.pri_finalv2, whole genome shotgun sequence DNA harbors:
- the eIF2A gene encoding eukaryotic translation initiation factor 2A isoform X1, producing MAASRPLIAVRGSRGVAFYEGQQDYSELSGFQRDTTRSCRVIAFSKDGKLFAWSNEEKVQVVALPSFEKVLEVPKPKTLYLEFSPKGSILCTWEQCTGSKDSQEQPNMFVYDIKTKKCLRSFVQKKQSSWQPQWTDDESICARSMNNEVHIFESNNFETFSHKIHLPKLAEFSLAPGDKPHHIACHVPGTKGQPSFVRAFRHPSYDGPNAGIANKSFYKSDKVDFFWNKKGTGLLLLTSTDVDKTGASYYGDQGLHFLRTNGDTAMVKRGKDGPVYSVEWSPECDHFCVVYGFMPAKATLFNLNCDPVFDMGTGPRNSIYYNVQGTLLILAGFGNLRGNVEVWDVKGRKQVSRSQASDSTQLCWCADGEHYLTATTAPRLRVGNGYKVWHYSGSLQHENICCEGEELWDVLWQPCPADSFPAKPISYKQVGGIQSSQPQASKQVYRPPGARGQPSSFKVKEDESSSTDKAAEPKSKTAIKNQKRKEAKKAKKENAQPGELTEKASAIQTVVEVMGQSNSLQETEEVSREKKIRNLKKKLGQIVMLKEELQAGKKLEANQLEKIKREQELLDELEALELH from the exons AGACACCACACGGTCCTGCAGAGTTATTGCCTTCAGCAAGGATGGGAAACTTTTTGCTTGGAGTAATGAGGAGAA AGTACAGGTTGTTGCTCTACCATCATTCGAAAAAGTGCTTGAAGTTCCCAAGCCAAAGACATTGTATCTGGAGTTCTCACCAAAGGGAAGTATCTTGTGCACATGGGAGCAGTGCACAG GCTCCAAGGACTCTCAAGAGCAGCCTAACATGTTTGTTTACGATATCAAGACCAAAAAGTGCCTTCGATCCTTTGTGCAGAAAAAACAAAGTTCGTG GCAGCCCCAGTGGACTGATGATGAGAGCATTTGTGCACGGAGCATGAACAATGAGGTTCACATCTTTGAAAGCAACAATTTTG AAACCTTCAGCCACAAGATCCATCTTCCGAAGCTTGCAGAATTTAGCCTGGCTCCTGGTGACAAGCCCCACCACATCGCATGCCATGTTCCTGGCACAAAG GGCCAGCCATCCTTTGTAAGGGCATTCAGGCATCCAAGCTATGACGGTCCAAATGCAGGCATTGCAAACAAGAGTTTTTACAAGTCAGATAAGGTGGACTTCTTTTGGAACAAGAAAG GCACGGGCCTGCTGCTGCTGACGAGCACTGATGTGGACAAGACAGGAGCTTCCTACTACGGTGACCAGGGGTTGCATTTCCTACGAACTAATGGAGACACGGCCATGGTGAAGCGAG GCAAAGATGGACCTGTATACAGTGTGGAGTGGAGCCCTGAGTGTGACCACTTTTGTGTTGTTTATGGAT TCATGCCTGCAAAAGCCACTCTGTTCAACCTCAACTGTGATCCTGTGTTTGACATGGGTACTGGCCCAAGGAACAGCATCTACTACAATGTGCAAGGAACCC TCCTCATCCTCGCCGGCTTTGGGAACTTGAGGGGCAATGTTGAAGTGTGGGACGTTAAGGGCCGCAAGCAGGTGTCCAGGAGCCAAGCTTCTGACTCCACGCAACTATGCTGGTGTGCAGATGGTGAGCACTACCTGACAGCCACAACTGCTCCTCGATTGAGGGTGGGAAACGG ATACAAAGTGTGGCATTACTCAGGCAGCTTGCAACACGAGAACATCTGCTGTGAAGGGGAAGAGCTTTGGGATGTGTTATGGCAGCCCTGTCCTGCTGACTCATTCCCTGCCAAGCCCATTTCTTACAAGCAAGTCGGTGGCATACAGTCATCACAGCCGCAAG CATCAAAGCAGGTGTACCGGCCACCAGGAGCCAGGGGTCAGCCTTCCTCCTTCAAGGTGAAAGAAGATGAAAGCTCGTCCACTGATAAGGCTGCAGAGCCCAAATCCAAGACAGCCATCAAGAACCAGAAGAGGAAAGAAGCCAAGAAGGCAAAAAAGGAGAATGCTCAG CCAGGTGAGCTCACTGAGAAAGCCTCAGCTATACAGACAGTTGTTGAAGTCATGGGACAGAGCAATTCTCTGCAAGAGACAGAGGAAGTGTCCAGAGAAAAGAAGATTCGAAACTTGAAAAAG AAACTGGGCCAAATTGTTATGCTGAAAGAAGAATTGCAAGCAGGAAAGAAGCTAGAAGCAAACCAG CTTGAGAAGATAAAGAGGGAGCAAGAACTTCTCGATGAATTGGAAGCCTTAGAACTGCATTGA
- the eIF2A gene encoding eukaryotic translation initiation factor 2A isoform X2 translates to MAASRPLIAVRGSRGVAFYEGQQDYSELSGFQRDTTRSCRVIAFSKDGKLFAWSNEEKVQVVALPSFEKVLEVPKPKTLYLEFSPKGSILCTWEQCTGSKDSQEQPNMFVYDIKTKKCLRSFVQKKQSSWQPQWTDDESICARSMNNEVHIFESNNFETFSHKIHLPKLAEFSLAPGDKPHHIACHVPGTKGQPSFVRAFRHPSYDGPNAGIANKSFYKSDKVDFFWNKKGTGLLLLTSTDVDKTGASYYGDQGLHFLRTNGDTAMVKRGKYGPVYSVEWSPECDHFCVVYGFMPAKATLFNLNCDPVFDMGTGPRNSIYYNVQGTLLILAGFGNLRGNVEVWDVKGRKQVSRSQASDSTQLCWCADGEHYLTATTAPRLRVGNGYKVWHYSGSLQHENICCEGEELWDVLWQPCPADSFPAKPISYKQVGGIQSSQPQASKQVYRPPGARGQPSSFKVKEDESSSTDKAAEPKSKTAIKNQKRKEAKKAKKENAQPGELTEKASAIQTVVEVMGQSNSLQETEEVSREKKIRNLKKKLGQIVMLKEELQAGKKLEANQLEKIKREQELLDELEALELH, encoded by the exons AGACACCACACGGTCCTGCAGAGTTATTGCCTTCAGCAAGGATGGGAAACTTTTTGCTTGGAGTAATGAGGAGAA AGTACAGGTTGTTGCTCTACCATCATTCGAAAAAGTGCTTGAAGTTCCCAAGCCAAAGACATTGTATCTGGAGTTCTCACCAAAGGGAAGTATCTTGTGCACATGGGAGCAGTGCACAG GCTCCAAGGACTCTCAAGAGCAGCCTAACATGTTTGTTTACGATATCAAGACCAAAAAGTGCCTTCGATCCTTTGTGCAGAAAAAACAAAGTTCGTG GCAGCCCCAGTGGACTGATGATGAGAGCATTTGTGCACGGAGCATGAACAATGAGGTTCACATCTTTGAAAGCAACAATTTTG AAACCTTCAGCCACAAGATCCATCTTCCGAAGCTTGCAGAATTTAGCCTGGCTCCTGGTGACAAGCCCCACCACATCGCATGCCATGTTCCTGGCACAAAG GGCCAGCCATCCTTTGTAAGGGCATTCAGGCATCCAAGCTATGACGGTCCAAATGCAGGCATTGCAAACAAGAGTTTTTACAAGTCAGATAAGGTGGACTTCTTTTGGAACAAGAAAG GCACGGGCCTGCTGCTGCTGACGAGCACTGATGTGGACAAGACAGGAGCTTCCTACTACGGTGACCAGGGGTTGCATTTCCTACGAACTAATGGAGACACGGCCATGGTGAAGCGAGGCAAGT ATGGACCTGTATACAGTGTGGAGTGGAGCCCTGAGTGTGACCACTTTTGTGTTGTTTATGGAT TCATGCCTGCAAAAGCCACTCTGTTCAACCTCAACTGTGATCCTGTGTTTGACATGGGTACTGGCCCAAGGAACAGCATCTACTACAATGTGCAAGGAACCC TCCTCATCCTCGCCGGCTTTGGGAACTTGAGGGGCAATGTTGAAGTGTGGGACGTTAAGGGCCGCAAGCAGGTGTCCAGGAGCCAAGCTTCTGACTCCACGCAACTATGCTGGTGTGCAGATGGTGAGCACTACCTGACAGCCACAACTGCTCCTCGATTGAGGGTGGGAAACGG ATACAAAGTGTGGCATTACTCAGGCAGCTTGCAACACGAGAACATCTGCTGTGAAGGGGAAGAGCTTTGGGATGTGTTATGGCAGCCCTGTCCTGCTGACTCATTCCCTGCCAAGCCCATTTCTTACAAGCAAGTCGGTGGCATACAGTCATCACAGCCGCAAG CATCAAAGCAGGTGTACCGGCCACCAGGAGCCAGGGGTCAGCCTTCCTCCTTCAAGGTGAAAGAAGATGAAAGCTCGTCCACTGATAAGGCTGCAGAGCCCAAATCCAAGACAGCCATCAAGAACCAGAAGAGGAAAGAAGCCAAGAAGGCAAAAAAGGAGAATGCTCAG CCAGGTGAGCTCACTGAGAAAGCCTCAGCTATACAGACAGTTGTTGAAGTCATGGGACAGAGCAATTCTCTGCAAGAGACAGAGGAAGTGTCCAGAGAAAAGAAGATTCGAAACTTGAAAAAG AAACTGGGCCAAATTGTTATGCTGAAAGAAGAATTGCAAGCAGGAAAGAAGCTAGAAGCAAACCAG CTTGAGAAGATAAAGAGGGAGCAAGAACTTCTCGATGAATTGGAAGCCTTAGAACTGCATTGA